The following coding sequences are from one Bradyrhizobium sp. WSM471 window:
- a CDS encoding VCBS domain-containing protein codes for MNYTGDFDAARPAVDGQGSHPLASSHGDSFAVQAHGHAPDGALLVPDPNLLFHGEYKRAGVDLVLSNDGREFVVHDYFKGEKRAALSSPDGAHLSGDLVNALAGHVQYAQAAPSTATSQIIGHVTKLAGNATAIRNGVSIILNNGDDVQKGDVLVTGSDSTLGVTFIDGTVFGLSSNARMVLNEMIYDPNGSNNASLLSLIAGTISFVAGETAKHGDMKIDTPVATMGIRGTAVLTQISFFVPLGGGDPQPHANFQVLVEPDGTTGSYVLFDKITLLPIGTVNQAGQMIQISGGNVSVSNALLSPEVQKLISDVFSLKFSANSDNTRLTTNFTDTVTPDSRGLAMNGAGGLAGIPNFNFTIAPEKTAVFNQTGDLFIPFISIKSVDVISASDKASFTIADQVIITDSNPADVLVPYVPGTATIKSVSGPSTAPPGADLAKLLTLNAATGAISYDPAKFAFLGANQNVVVILEFDSRAGSEIFHKALSLTITGSNDPATILGTATGTVMEDGGLTAHGVLMVHDVDTGQDNFQTAASLAGAYGTFTFDPTTGEWSYTLDNTAAKVRALADGQVVHDTLTVKSADGTASQLIDITITGSNDAAVISGTGIGAVKEDYKLTACGTLTVHDADTGEDHFQTPATLAGAYGTFTFNPATGDWSYTLDNSAAKVQGLAGGQVVHDTLTVKSADGTASQLIDVTITGSNDAAAISGAVTGAVEEDGKLTACGTLTVQDADTGQDYFQTPASLAGTYGAFTFDPATGDWSYSLDNSAAKVQALAGGEIIHQTLTVKSADGTASQLIDVTITGSNDAAAISGAVTGAVKEDGKLTACGTLTVQDADTGQDNFQTPASLAGTYGTFTFDPATGEWSYTLDNSAAKVQALAGGEIVHDTLTVMSADGTASQLIDVTITGSNDAAVISGTATGAVKEDGRLTACGTLKVQDIDTGQDHFQTPASLAAAYGTFTFDPASGEWSYTLDNSAPKVQALAGGQVVHDTLTVKSADGIASQLIDVTIAGSNDAAVISGTAIGTVKEDGKLSACGMLTVQDLDTGQDHFQTPASLAGTYGAFTFDPATGDWSYTLDNSAAKVQALAGGQIVHDTLTVKSADGTASQLIDVTITGSDDAAAISGAAIGAVEEDGKLTACGTLTVQDADTGQDHFQIPGSPAGTYGTFTFDPATGDWGYTLDNSAAKVQGLVGGQVVHDTLTVKSADGTASELIDVTITGKNDAAIISGKLSGNVEIPDDGPGSGKLTDTGKVTDTDIDNNPNTFIPKPAGSATSHGYGTYQLTASGIWTYTLDYSNPTVHRLDEGQHLNDTFTVQTIDGTAKVVTTTISDDDPPHRAPAGVAGSEINLGLADPFLQSGAIVTVTLAGVADDWIVTDEVRSADGTWSVQTADPASLSITTPGTFEGAALLIITEVVTTQDGTSTNHVVADNVEAYAQGRPIFAYAGDDFLTAASGHDLIVFSQPIGHDLLYNFDVRADQIDLIGFSATDFGAVQAHMLDDVSGSAVIALGDEQSITLPGISSSSLTASNFVFDLAPAFSNVGTMSVSDGALLPISGEMNNTGTVLVSAAGDETIVQLIQPGLTLKGGGQFLLSDDNSNIISGTSPNVTLNNENNVISGAGQLGNGQLNFINAGNVNATGNQPLIIDTGSNVIHNAGILEASGPGGLIVVSAVDNSGFLWANTANLTVKGAVSGNGTAIIDGPGLLEFEAASNANVVFGLASGGTLSLGDAFHFNGTISGFNDLDIIELNNFNPDSATISYVQNANTGGTLTIANGAQVAHLTLLGDYTADSFNLVSDLPGHALVTYAHQGIIS; via the coding sequence TTGAATTACACGGGCGATTTTGACGCCGCGCGGCCTGCTGTAGATGGCCAGGGCTCTCATCCCCTGGCCTCGAGTCACGGGGATTCGTTTGCCGTACAGGCTCACGGACACGCGCCCGACGGCGCACTCCTCGTACCTGATCCCAATCTGTTGTTTCACGGCGAGTACAAGCGTGCTGGCGTCGACCTCGTCCTATCTAATGATGGGCGGGAGTTCGTCGTCCATGACTATTTCAAGGGTGAGAAGCGCGCAGCGCTTTCTTCGCCCGACGGCGCGCATCTCAGCGGAGATCTTGTCAACGCGCTCGCCGGCCACGTTCAGTATGCTCAGGCGGCGCCCAGCACAGCGACATCCCAGATTATTGGCCACGTAACGAAGCTGGCGGGGAATGCCACCGCGATCCGCAACGGCGTATCAATCATCCTGAATAATGGCGACGACGTCCAGAAGGGCGACGTGCTGGTAACCGGTTCGGATTCGACCCTCGGCGTCACCTTCATCGACGGCACAGTGTTCGGCCTGTCCTCAAACGCGAGGATGGTGTTGAACGAGATGATCTACGACCCCAATGGGTCGAACAACGCGTCGCTGCTCAGCTTGATTGCGGGCACAATCAGCTTCGTCGCCGGTGAGACCGCTAAGCACGGCGACATGAAGATCGATACTCCGGTCGCTACCATGGGTATCCGTGGAACGGCCGTGCTCACCCAGATAAGTTTCTTCGTGCCGCTTGGCGGTGGAGATCCGCAGCCTCACGCCAATTTTCAGGTTCTGGTCGAGCCCGACGGCACCACTGGCTCCTACGTCTTGTTCGACAAGATCACACTGCTCCCGATCGGGACAGTCAACCAAGCTGGACAGATGATCCAGATCAGCGGCGGTAATGTCTCGGTCTCCAATGCATTATTGTCGCCGGAGGTTCAGAAGCTCATCTCCGATGTGTTCTCGCTGAAGTTCAGCGCGAATTCGGACAACACCAGGCTCACCACGAATTTCACCGACACGGTCACCCCCGACAGCCGTGGTCTGGCGATGAACGGTGCAGGCGGCCTAGCCGGTATCCCGAACTTTAACTTTACGATAGCACCCGAGAAAACGGCTGTATTCAATCAAACGGGCGATCTGTTCATTCCGTTTATCTCAATCAAATCTGTCGATGTGATTTCTGCTTCAGATAAAGCGAGTTTCACAATTGCAGATCAGGTCATCATCACCGATTCCAATCCTGCTGACGTTCTTGTTCCATATGTACCAGGAACCGCCACGATCAAATCGGTGAGCGGGCCTTCGACCGCCCCACCAGGTGCCGATCTGGCAAAGCTTTTAACTCTCAATGCCGCGACTGGCGCAATCAGCTACGATCCCGCAAAGTTTGCCTTTCTTGGCGCCAATCAGAATGTCGTAGTCATACTCGAATTTGATAGCAGAGCGGGGTCCGAAATCTTCCATAAAGCTCTGTCTCTAACCATCACCGGGAGCAACGATCCGGCGACGATCTTGGGAACGGCTACCGGCACGGTGATGGAAGACGGCGGGCTGACGGCGCACGGCGTTCTGATGGTCCATGACGTCGATACCGGGCAAGATAACTTCCAGACGGCGGCTTCACTCGCCGGGGCCTATGGCACCTTCACGTTCGATCCAACCACCGGCGAATGGAGCTATACGCTCGATAACACTGCCGCCAAGGTCCGGGCGCTCGCCGACGGCCAAGTTGTCCACGACACACTGACCGTGAAGTCGGCCGACGGCACTGCTTCGCAACTGATCGACATCACTATCACCGGGAGTAACGATGCGGCCGTGATTTCGGGAACGGGGATCGGCGCCGTCAAGGAAGACTACAAGCTGACTGCGTGTGGCACTCTGACGGTCCATGACGCCGATACCGGCGAGGATCACTTCCAGACGCCAGCTACCCTCGCCGGGGCCTACGGTACCTTCACGTTCAATCCTGCCACCGGCGACTGGAGCTACACGCTCGACAACTCTGCCGCCAAAGTTCAGGGGCTTGCCGGCGGCCAGGTCGTACATGACACTTTGACCGTGAAGTCGGCCGACGGCACCGCTTCACAGCTGATCGACGTCACCATCACCGGCAGCAACGATGCGGCGGCAATCTCGGGAGCGGTGACCGGCGCGGTCGAGGAAGACGGCAAGCTGACTGCGTGTGGCACCCTGACAGTCCAGGACGCCGATACCGGCCAGGACTACTTCCAGACTCCAGCCTCGCTCGCCGGGACCTACGGCGCCTTCACGTTCGATCCCGCCACCGGCGACTGGAGCTATTCGCTCGATAACTCTGCCGCCAAAGTCCAGGCGCTTGCTGGTGGCGAGATCATCCATCAAACTTTGACCGTGAAGTCGGCCGACGGCACCGCTTCACAGCTGATCGACGTCACCATCACCGGCAGCAACGATGCGGCGGCAATCTCGGGAGCGGTGACCGGCGCGGTCAAGGAAGACGGCAAGCTGACTGCGTGTGGCACTCTGACGGTCCAGGACGCCGATACCGGGCAGGATAACTTCCAGACGCCCGCTTCTCTCGCCGGGACCTACGGCACCTTCACATTCGATCCCGCCACCGGCGAATGGAGCTACACGCTCGATAACTCTGCCGCCAAAGTCCAGGCGCTTGCTGGTGGCGAGATCGTCCATGACACTTTGACTGTGATGTCGGCCGACGGCACCGCTTCACAGCTGATCGACGTCACCATCACCGGCAGCAACGATGCCGCGGTGATCTCGGGAACAGCGACTGGCGCAGTCAAGGAAGACGGCAGACTAACTGCGTGCGGCACGCTCAAGGTCCAGGACATCGACACCGGGCAAGACCACTTCCAGACGCCAGCCTCCCTCGCCGCAGCTTACGGCACGTTCACGTTCGACCCTGCCAGCGGCGAATGGAGCTACACGCTCGATAACTCCGCCCCCAAGGTCCAGGCGCTTGCTGGCGGCCAGGTCGTCCACGACACCCTGACCGTGAAGTCGGCTGACGGCATCGCTTCGCAGCTGATCGACGTGACTATCGCCGGCAGCAACGATGCCGCCGTGATCTCGGGAACAGCTATTGGCACGGTGAAGGAAGACGGCAAGCTAAGTGCGTGCGGCATGCTCACGGTCCAGGACCTTGATACCGGGCAGGATCACTTCCAGACGCCCGCTTCTCTCGCCGGGACCTACGGCGCCTTCACGTTCGATCCGGCCACCGGCGATTGGAGCTACACGCTCGATAACTCTGCCGCCAAAGTCCAGGCGCTTGCCGGTGGCCAGATCGTCCATGATACTTTGACCGTGAAGTCGGCCGACGGCACCGCTTCGCAGCTGATCGACGTCACCATCACCGGCAGCGACGATGCGGCGGCAATCTCGGGAGCGGCCATCGGCGCGGTCGAGGAAGACGGCAAGCTGACTGCGTGTGGCACGCTGACAGTCCAGGACGCCGATACCGGGCAGGATCACTTCCAGATACCAGGCTCCCCGGCCGGGACCTACGGCACTTTCACGTTCGATCCTGCCACCGGCGATTGGGGCTACACGCTCGATAACTCTGCCGCCAAAGTCCAGGGGCTTGTCGGTGGCCAGGTCGTCCATGACACCCTCACTGTGAAGTCGGCCGACGGCACTGCTTCGGAGCTGATCGACGTCACCATCACCGGTAAGAACGATGCCGCGATAATCTCGGGTAAGCTGAGCGGCAATGTGGAGATTCCCGATGACGGCCCGGGTAGCGGCAAGTTAACCGATACTGGCAAGGTAACCGACACCGACATCGACAATAATCCCAACACCTTCATACCGAAGCCTGCTGGGTCGGCCACTAGCCACGGCTACGGCACTTATCAACTGACCGCGTCGGGCATTTGGACCTATACGCTCGATTATTCAAACCCGACCGTACATAGGCTCGATGAAGGCCAACATCTCAACGACACCTTCACAGTTCAGACCATTGATGGCACTGCCAAGGTCGTGACGACTACAATCAGCGATGATGATCCGCCGCATCGAGCTCCGGCTGGCGTCGCTGGCTCCGAAATCAATCTCGGCTTAGCCGACCCGTTCTTGCAATCTGGCGCCATAGTCACTGTCACACTCGCCGGCGTTGCGGACGACTGGATCGTAACCGATGAAGTTCGAAGCGCTGATGGTACTTGGTCGGTGCAAACAGCCGATCCTGCATCTCTGTCGATAACAACGCCGGGTACTTTCGAAGGCGCCGCGCTTCTAATAATAACTGAAGTAGTGACCACGCAGGACGGTACAAGTACAAACCACGTCGTCGCTGACAATGTTGAAGCCTACGCCCAAGGAAGGCCAATCTTCGCTTATGCAGGCGACGATTTCCTTACGGCGGCGAGCGGTCATGACTTGATCGTGTTCTCGCAACCCATTGGTCATGACCTCCTTTACAATTTCGATGTTCGTGCCGATCAAATCGATCTGATCGGCTTTTCCGCCACCGACTTCGGCGCCGTTCAAGCGCACATGCTGGACGATGTCTCCGGCAGCGCCGTCATTGCGCTGGGTGATGAGCAATCTATTACGCTACCGGGCATCTCATCGTCTTCGCTAACGGCAAGCAATTTCGTTTTCGATCTGGCACCAGCGTTCAGCAATGTTGGCACGATGTCAGTTTCTGACGGAGCCTTACTCCCGATCAGCGGAGAAATGAACAATACCGGCACCGTCCTAGTAAGCGCGGCAGGCGACGAAACCATCGTGCAGCTCATTCAACCCGGATTGACGCTTAAGGGGGGCGGGCAATTTTTACTCTCGGATGATAACAGCAACATCATTTCGGGAACGAGCCCGAATGTCACCCTGAACAACGAAAACAACGTCATCTCCGGTGCAGGTCAATTGGGCAACGGACAACTGAACTTCATCAACGCCGGCAACGTCAACGCGACAGGCAACCAACCGCTTATCATCGACACTGGCTCGAATGTGATCCACAACGCGGGAATTTTGGAGGCTTCTGGACCAGGAGGCCTGATCGTTGTCAGCGCAGTCGACAATTCGGGCTTCCTCTGGGCGAATACTGCCAATCTGACGGTCAAAGGTGCCGTTAGCGGAAACGGCACAGCGATTATCGATGGCCCAGGCCTGCTTGAGTTCGAGGCCGCTTCAAACGCCAACGTGGTTTTTGGCCTGGCTAGTGGCGGCACCCTGTCGCTCGGAGATGCCTTCCATTTCAACGGTACGATTTCAGGGTTCAACGATTTGGACATTATCGAGTTGAACAACTTCAACCCCGATTCAGCCACTATCAGTTACGTCCAGAATGCGAACACCGGCGGCACGCTAACCATCGCAAACGGAGCACAAGTCGCTCACCTGACTCTTCTTGGCGATTACACTGCGGACTCTTTCAATCTTGTTTCCGATTTACCGGGCCACGCACTGGTGACGTACGCCCACCAAGGGATCATCTCATAA
- a CDS encoding AraC family transcriptional regulator, translating to MDLRSFHWSSELGGDSGGEWLAAVSPIFTSPTPFPNQKSAIDVWASSSFVITQSSCDCASLVHDPSKFGRFEQVGICVILSGTIDERASGATGRLGDILLLDLREPIELVRESDGTNSSEMTLWLPRSQLLDRLKGLTTLNARVVKADQPGTVVATAALRALLTQLDVTTPSVLDQLARGIASLTADVVAAAAAGEPNVHTAHAPPLESFVTLSQFIETNLAARDLGVEKLARTFGLSRASLYRLFEPVGGVASYIRTRRLHRAYQELMAPGLQNRRIGPIAYGAGFRSIPAFNRAFRATFGQPPRTTRKTQVAFPKSRARTIEEMGPLARWLSEIS from the coding sequence ATGGATTTACGATCTTTCCACTGGTCATCAGAGCTTGGGGGAGACAGTGGTGGTGAGTGGCTGGCAGCCGTATCGCCGATATTCACGTCGCCAACGCCTTTCCCAAACCAGAAGAGTGCCATCGATGTCTGGGCCAGCAGCAGTTTCGTCATCACCCAAAGCTCCTGCGATTGCGCGAGCCTCGTCCACGACCCGTCAAAATTTGGCCGGTTCGAGCAAGTGGGAATCTGCGTAATTCTGAGCGGGACGATCGACGAGCGCGCGAGCGGCGCAACAGGTCGGCTCGGCGACATCTTGCTCTTGGACCTGCGCGAGCCAATAGAATTGGTCCGCGAAAGCGACGGGACGAATTCTTCCGAAATGACGTTGTGGCTGCCGCGGTCGCAACTGCTGGATCGGCTGAAGGGCCTTACAACTTTAAACGCGAGAGTGGTCAAGGCCGATCAACCGGGAACGGTCGTCGCAACCGCAGCGTTGCGAGCATTACTCACTCAGCTGGACGTCACAACGCCGTCCGTTTTGGACCAGTTGGCGCGCGGCATTGCCTCTCTGACAGCGGATGTGGTTGCCGCGGCTGCAGCTGGGGAGCCGAATGTGCATACGGCCCACGCACCACCGTTAGAAAGCTTCGTGACGCTGTCACAATTCATCGAGACCAATCTGGCTGCGCGGGACTTGGGCGTTGAGAAGCTCGCGCGTACGTTCGGGCTTTCGCGCGCCTCGCTCTACCGACTATTTGAACCGGTCGGCGGTGTCGCTTCCTATATACGAACGAGACGCCTTCACCGGGCATACCAAGAACTAATGGCTCCTGGCCTTCAGAACCGGCGCATTGGGCCCATAGCATACGGTGCCGGCTTCCGAAGCATCCCCGCCTTCAATCGTGCGTTTCGTGCTACGTTTGGACAGCCACCCCGCACCACGCGGAAGACACAGGTCGCATTTCCCAAGTCCCGAGCTCGAACCATCGAAGAGATGGGACCTCTCGCACGCTGGCTCTCGGAGATATCGTAA
- a CDS encoding Hint domain-containing protein: MDFEVITMVTKTSEEFNFAYELVKTGGTYKLVDADSSSPGVNPVAVGVKAVDRSGNDPLDHGDKVKISDVASGSLSNGNKYTFIATADLAGHNGIIIQDNHGNYFFLTDTAYSGNLNGQHGRLTNVDTNAEVTFCFYSGTLIRTPQGDVAVEALKRGDLVLTHDGRTVPVDWVGIQTVSTVFADKMRSLPIRVRAGALADNVPSRDLLVSPDHALLVDGTLIQAGALVNGASIARETAVPSTFVYYHVEVEDHSLIIAENTPAETFIDNVDRLGFDNWAEHVALYPNGKPVSELPYPRAKSHRQVPVSIRIALAARAQTDMPQDAQSVA, from the coding sequence TTGGATTTCGAGGTTATCACGATGGTTACAAAAACGAGTGAGGAATTTAATTTCGCGTACGAGTTGGTAAAGACGGGCGGAACATATAAGCTCGTCGATGCTGATTCCTCGTCACCTGGAGTCAACCCGGTCGCGGTCGGGGTGAAGGCGGTAGACCGGTCCGGAAATGATCCGCTCGATCACGGCGACAAGGTCAAAATCAGCGACGTTGCAAGCGGCTCGTTGAGCAACGGCAACAAATATACCTTCATCGCGACTGCCGATCTGGCTGGCCATAACGGCATCATTATCCAGGACAACCACGGTAACTATTTCTTCCTGACGGATACCGCGTATTCCGGCAATTTGAACGGCCAACACGGCAGGCTGACCAATGTCGACACGAATGCCGAGGTCACATTCTGCTTCTACAGCGGTACGCTGATCCGGACGCCCCAGGGTGATGTTGCTGTAGAAGCACTCAAGCGTGGCGACCTCGTGCTGACTCATGATGGACGCACAGTCCCAGTCGATTGGGTCGGCATTCAGACGGTATCGACCGTCTTTGCCGATAAAATGCGGTCGCTGCCGATCCGCGTTCGGGCAGGAGCTTTGGCCGACAATGTGCCGTCCCGAGACTTATTGGTCTCTCCCGATCACGCGCTGTTGGTGGACGGCACGCTCATCCAAGCTGGCGCGCTTGTGAATGGCGCTTCGATCGCGCGAGAGACCGCGGTCCCATCGACGTTCGTCTACTATCACGTCGAGGTGGAAGATCATTCGTTGATCATTGCAGAAAATACCCCAGCGGAGACGTTCATCGACAACGTTGATCGTCTTGGCTTCGACAATTGGGCCGAGCATGTAGCGCTCTATCCAAACGGCAAGCCGGTTAGCGAGTTGCCGTACCCTCGCGCAAAATCGCACCGTCAGGTACCAGTCAGCATTCGCATTGCGCTGGCTGCAAGAGCTCAAACCGATATGCCGCAGGACGCGCAATCTGTTGCGTAG
- a CDS encoding Hint domain-containing protein — protein MATKTWDGGAFTSNWGDANNWSPNGVPGASDDVTLVSSNGNSTLSINLNVNVSIKSLTITGDDQGGSTHFTTLTVQSGKTLTTSGAINLSNSFSVITGAGTITAGAGISGSGTITASGGTLDVFGTINSGIGLTIGTSANSTLKIEGTATASSAISIGDPDQTLEIGPSGSLTINAAESITSGTIKLSGGTLKDASGITIGSGAKLTGFGVIDTGTTVNGSGTITASGGTLEFKGAVDSTGTASTFHIASNSTLKFDNTVGTGSIKPTIAFDAATGTLDLSSMSGESSNFHGVVTSFKSGDQIKLTVASAGTETYTTSFSGGQTTLIIKQGSTTVGTVVLQGDYRNAHFSIGESGTLDTITTDAACFMAGTMIQTPNGGVAVEELKRGDLVLTSDGQVRPVSWLGVQTVSTRFADKMRVWPIRVLAGALEQNVPSRDLLLSPDHALLVEGALVQAGALVNGTSILRETNVPEVFVYYHVELDDHSLILAENTPAETFVDNVDRLNFDNWAEYQELYPEGKPMTELSYPRAKAQRQVPVRTRITLAARAQAIGADATAVA, from the coding sequence ATGGCAACGAAGACGTGGGACGGCGGGGCTTTTACCAGCAATTGGGGTGATGCGAACAACTGGAGCCCGAATGGAGTTCCGGGGGCAAGCGATGACGTCACCTTGGTTTCAAGCAATGGCAACAGCACACTATCGATCAATTTAAATGTGAATGTGTCCATCAAATCGCTCACTATTACCGGCGACGACCAGGGTGGCTCGACCCACTTCACGACGCTCACGGTTCAGTCTGGAAAAACCCTAACGACAAGCGGTGCAATAAATCTATCGAACTCATTCTCGGTAATCACGGGGGCCGGAACAATTACCGCCGGTGCTGGGATCTCCGGCTCGGGTACGATTACGGCGAGCGGCGGTACCCTCGACGTCTTTGGCACAATCAATAGTGGCATTGGCCTTACGATCGGCACGTCAGCCAATTCGACGTTGAAGATCGAAGGCACTGCAACGGCTTCATCCGCTATTTCGATTGGTGACCCCGATCAAACTTTGGAAATCGGCCCTTCCGGATCTTTGACGATCAATGCGGCCGAAAGCATCACAAGCGGTACCATCAAGTTGAGTGGTGGCACGCTCAAGGACGCATCCGGAATCACCATTGGATCTGGTGCGAAACTAACAGGCTTCGGCGTCATCGATACTGGCACCACGGTCAATGGATCGGGCACGATCACGGCGAGCGGTGGTACGCTGGAGTTCAAAGGCGCGGTCGATAGTACAGGCACCGCTTCGACATTCCATATCGCCTCCAACAGTACGCTTAAGTTCGACAATACTGTTGGCACCGGCTCGATCAAGCCGACGATTGCTTTCGATGCAGCTACCGGCACGCTCGACCTTTCAAGCATGAGCGGCGAGTCGAGCAACTTTCATGGAGTTGTTACCAGCTTCAAGTCAGGCGATCAGATCAAGCTTACGGTCGCAAGCGCGGGTACAGAGACCTATACGACGAGCTTTAGCGGCGGGCAAACAACGCTGATCATCAAGCAGGGCTCCACGACAGTCGGCACGGTGGTTCTGCAGGGAGATTATCGCAACGCGCACTTCTCTATCGGGGAGAGCGGCACTCTCGACACCATCACGACCGATGCAGCCTGTTTCATGGCGGGCACGATGATCCAGACGCCGAATGGCGGGGTTGCCGTTGAAGAGCTTAAGCGCGGCGATCTCGTGTTGACGAGTGACGGCCAGGTGAGGCCGGTCAGCTGGCTCGGCGTGCAGACCGTTTCCACGCGCTTCGCTGATAAGATGCGTGTTTGGCCAATCCGGGTGCTCGCAGGTGCATTGGAGCAGAACGTGCCTTCTCGCGACTTGTTGCTTTCGCCAGACCATGCCCTCTTGGTCGAGGGTGCACTAGTCCAAGCGGGAGCGTTAGTGAACGGCACGTCTATTCTGCGCGAAACTAATGTCCCAGAAGTATTCGTCTACTATCACGTCGAGCTTGATGATCATTCTTTGATCCTGGCCGAAAATACACCGGCGGAAACTTTCGTCGACAACGTGGATCGTTTGAACTTCGACAACTGGGCCGAATATCAGGAGCTCTACCCCGAGGGCAAGCCGATGACCGAATTGTCGTATCCCCGAGCAAAAGCGCAGAGGCAGGTTCCGGTCCGCACCCGGATCACGCTGGCTGCACGGGCGCAAGCTATCGGAGCCGACGCGACGGCCGTAGCCTGA
- a CDS encoding transposase, whose amino-acid sequence MQVKVLGAERRRRWSYDEKVRLIEETLQAGETVCGVARRLTFMSLIWRRVVQDKRLKLPGIIAFTWGARLRFGRCRIDLDDRSDDTPCYNRNKNPPTLGAGGSCR is encoded by the coding sequence ATGCAGGTGAAGGTATTGGGCGCTGAACGTCGGCGCCGATGGAGTTACGACGAGAAGGTCCGTCTGATTGAAGAGACGTTACAGGCTGGCGAGACGGTGTGCGGCGTTGCGCGCCGATTGACATTCATGAGCCTGATCTGGCGGCGCGTTGTTCAGGATAAGCGGCTAAAGCTGCCGGGGATCATCGCTTTTACATGGGGCGCTCGGCTACGCTTCGGCCGGTGCCGTATTGATCTTGACGACCGATCAGATGACACGCCCTGCTACAATCGAAATAAAAACCCGCCGACCTTGGGGGCCGGCGGGAGTTGCAGATAG
- a CDS encoding PilZ domain-containing protein, translating to MDERRKHDRAEIDEIAYIFGDGSSVRCRVLNISEEGAAIELADPRSTRPQFKLMIQNNRAIKNCCLVWSSGSRIGVKFVD from the coding sequence GTGGACGAGCGTCGAAAACACGACCGCGCGGAGATCGATGAGATCGCCTACATATTCGGCGATGGATCTAGTGTCCGGTGCCGCGTGCTCAACATCTCGGAAGAAGGAGCTGCGATTGAGCTGGCAGACCCGCGATCTACAAGACCGCAATTCAAGTTGATGATCCAGAACAACCGCGCCATCAAGAACTGTTGCTTGGTATGGTCGAGCGGCAGCCGTATCGGCGTGAAGTTCGTTGACTGA
- a CDS encoding PilZ domain-containing protein, whose product MSSCPDRENRQSSWVVFSRPIDVHILAIDGTWSRPCKMTDVSQAGAKLHIESLDGLALKEFFLVLPTRGVAYRRCELAWVNGEEIGISFLHDHRKI is encoded by the coding sequence ATGTCATCTTGCCCTGACAGGGAAAATCGTCAATCATCGTGGGTTGTGTTCTCGCGACCCATCGATGTTCACATCCTTGCTATCGACGGGACCTGGAGCCGGCCTTGTAAAATGACTGACGTTTCCCAGGCAGGTGCGAAGCTCCATATCGAAAGTCTCGACGGACTAGCCCTGAAGGAATTCTTCTTGGTGCTGCCAACCAGAGGAGTTGCCTATCGGCGCTGCGAGCTGGCATGGGTCAATGGCGAGGAGATTGGCATCTCCTTTCTACACGACCATCGAAAGATCTGA